A stretch of Planctomicrobium piriforme DNA encodes these proteins:
- a CDS encoding helix-turn-helix domain-containing protein: MQKKYLVRLTDQERGELAEVIRKLKGTSQKVRRAQILLKADADGPHWTDARIAEAFGVRTKTVENVRQRLVERGFAETLQGARPQPRPAAKVLDGEQEARVIALRLGSPPAGYANWSLRLLASEVVSLEIVPAISHETVRQTLKRGA, from the coding sequence ATGCAGAAGAAGTATCTTGTACGCCTGACGGATCAGGAACGTGGTGAACTGGCCGAGGTGATTCGCAAGCTCAAGGGAACCAGTCAGAAGGTGCGGCGGGCACAGATTCTGCTGAAGGCCGATGCCGACGGACCCCACTGGACAGACGCCCGCATTGCCGAAGCATTCGGCGTTCGCACCAAAACTGTTGAGAACGTGCGTCAACGTCTGGTCGAACGAGGCTTTGCCGAAACGCTGCAGGGAGCCAGGCCCCAGCCGCGTCCCGCTGCCAAGGTGCTCGATGGTGAACAGGAAGCCCGCGTGATTGCCCTGCGCCTTGGGTCGCCCCCGGCGGGATACGCCAACTGGTCGCTCCGCCTGCTGGCCAGCGAGGTGGTGTCGTTGGAGATCGTTCCTGCGATCAGTCACGAAACCGTCCGCCAGACGTTAAAAAGGGGGGCATGA